The Mercurialis annua linkage group LG2, ddMerAnnu1.2, whole genome shotgun sequence genome contains a region encoding:
- the LOC126667212 gene encoding uncharacterized protein LOC126667212 isoform X2, translating into MNTTANLHLKPPTPQRQRQRQFLHSNVLHNAFQFRKFRFYKRRRIKRTTTHLTVRNNLIEPFQSFLSQFPSQNSLDFLAPVLGLASGLTFYISQFKSDSNSNGSLIKSNIGEWILFTSPTPFNRFVFLRCPSISFERFENLNERLVDEDRHFVRLCRGSIQSSGGLAEEEELLEYQRVCVSTDDGGVISIDWPANLELREEHGLDTTLLLVPGTTEGSLDKNVREFVCDALKRGFFPLVVNPRGCAGSPLTTPRLFTAADSDDISTAIQFINKARPWTTLMGVGWGYGANILTKYLAEVGERTPLTASTCINNPFDLEEATRYSPDHAALDQKLAGGLIDILRSNKELFQGRTKGFDVEKALKAKSVRDFEKAVSMVSYGCTEIEDFYFKASTRDLVGNVKIPVLFIQNDNGTVPLFSTPRSLIAENPFTSLLLCSRVPSHVRSGRSAELWCQNATIEWLSAVELGILKGRHPLLKDVDITYNPSKVLTLMEGRTSEVLDDTSTALQSRSRQDSHRNLKLEEGLQETENGVLQQTSSIDAELVKEEVTDHVDTENGEVLQTAQIVMNMLDITIPGVLKEEKKKKVLTAVGQGETIMKALQDVVPEDVRGKLTASVSAILHAQNTNLKLDRLLDIGKVPAISPGIESKSEAEATLKDPHISDEMKVVDTLADGSDNSQPGSDNSATGQDPDLHCIENLNESSDIGQPQLLRSQQGDTSSSSSKGTSDLGNNHENDELIKEKDLVSDSNEKGKSAKPNIDSLTEKTGGTEEASANQEGGTPQLETKKQSTIMENEEKSMNSSSDQSKTVSGNIAEEAPSPAESSTDSQPMEREGSENYKTEIKTESSVPDQHRPTVSDSNPPTFNVSEAFDALTGMDDSTQVAVNSVFGVIEDMISQLEEEKDDENKSEAGDKIEDDLVDSTQRTTHANSDHLLSSNGKNELGAQSIISNDSSVDKNETNDFNPQTVVSNEWVKEEPAKNSISDGENSRHGSQGSTISNYEIEEGTKKTKLIGGKFLANHADRHVNSIPLYISANSYRDYLQNEYLRRFLLSKMPNSKPLDLDTTTALLLDYFPEDGQWKLWEQPGIIGESTNDVTTDDSVNRRDQVHHFAKLSADNYIEPSYVLLETDKQSEPVEEYSTEDHFQVHAANGDDRLEELRQFVKNIILDALKVEIDRKLSPDDMKEMKSDLSRDLEQVAYAVVLAIVRNKNTLCLQENFSIQSTSQKLGTLQGEDLVKAISSAVQSASYLRRVLPVGVVIGSSLAALRKYFYVGTRHDSVLTFIEQTKTSVEKEPDKSNMEADLKLTHISNKTTSISKIRSRVSEEAELRSKNNDSMMFGAVTAALGASALLVQQQSKDRNIAESSSYSQNEKVNQMKEIHKVDEQMSEKNDNIAASLAEKAMSVAGPVIPTKEDGEVDQERLVSMLADLGQKGGMLRLVGKVALLWGGIRGAVSLTDRLISFLHLAERPLYQRIIGFFGMVLVLWSPVIVPLLPTLVQSWTANIPCRFAELGSIVGLYIAVTILVMQWGRRIRGFNDPLEGYGLDLTKPPKIQHFLISLIGGVMMVLSIQSVNALLGCVCFCWPSSLPTSSLDAMAFLKVSGKIITLAVQGFATATGVVFVEELLFRAWLPEEIAADLGYHQGIIISGLVFSLFQRSLLAIPGLWLFSLALAGFRQRNQGSLSIPIGLRAGIMTSSFILQTGGFLTYKSNYPLWVTGTHLFQPFSGVVGIAFASVLAITYYPRQPL; encoded by the exons ATGAACACAACCGCCAATCTCCACCTTAAACCACCAACACCGCAGCGGCAGAGGCAGCGGCAGTTTCTTCACTCCAATGTCCTTCACAACGCCTTCCAATTCCGCAAATTCCGCTTCTACAAACGCCGTCGTATTAAACGAACGACAACGCACCTCACAGTCCGCAACAACTTAATAGAACCATTCCAGAGCTTTCTCTCTCAGTTTCCGTCTCAAAACTCTCTCGATTTTCTCGCTCCGGTTCTAGGTTTGGCTTCCGgtttaactttttatatctCTCAATTCAAATCAGATAGTAATAGTAACGGCTCATTAATCAAATCGAATATCGGCGAGTGGATTCTCTTTACTAGCCCTACGCCGTTCAACCGTTTTGTATTCCTCCGTTGTCCTTCGATATCGTTCGAAAGATTCGAGAATTTGAACGAGAGATTGGTAGATGAAGACAGGCATTTTGTTAGGCTGTGTCGCGGGAGCATTCAATCTAGTGGTGGATTAGCGGAGGAGGAGGAATTATTGGAGTATCAGAGAGTATGTGTGAGTACGGATGACGGAGGTGTGATTTCGATTGATTGGCCGGCGAATTTAGAGTTGAGAGAAGAACATGGATTGGATACTACTCTGTTGCTTGTTCCTGGAACTACTGAAGGTAGTTTGGATAAGAATGTCAGGGAGTTTGTGTGTGATGCGCTTAAACGAGGGTTTTTTCCTCTCGTTGTTAATCCGAGAGGATGTGCTGGTTCTCCGCTTACCACTCCGCG GTTATTTACAGCTGCTGACAGCGATGATATCTCCACAGCTATACAGTTTATCAACAAGGCAAGGCCATGGACAACATTGATGGGAGTTGGCTGGGGATATGGTGCAAATATCTTGACTAAATATTTAGCCGAAGTTGGTGAGAGAACACCGCTTACTGCCTCCACATGCATTAATAATCCGTTTGACTTAGAGGAAGCAACAAGGTACTCTCCTGATCACGCTGCTTTGGATCAGAAACTTGCTGGTGGACTGATAGATATCCTGCGGTCTAATAAG GAACTGTTTCAAGGGAGAACAAAAGGGTTTGATGTGGAAAAGGCTTTAAAGGCAAAGTCTGTTCGTGATTTTGAGAAAGCAGTATCTATGGTATCTTATGGCTGTACAGAAATAGAAGACTTCTATTTTAAAGCTAGCACCCGAGATTTGGTTGGGAATGTTAAGATTCCTGTTCTCTTTATTCAG AATGATAATGGGACAGTGCCATTATTTTCCACCCCACGCAGTTTGATTGCAGAAAATCCATTTACAAGTCTCCTTTTGTGCTCCCGTGTGCCTTCTCACGTTAGGAGTGGCAGATCTGCTGAATTGTGGTGCCAGAACGCAACAATTGAG TGGCTCTCTGCAGTGGAGCTTGGGATTTTGAAGGGTCGCCATCCTCTTTTGAAAGACGTAGATATTACCTACAACCCTTCAAAAGTTTTAACTCTCATGGAAGGCAGAACATCTG AGGTGCTTGATGATACTAGTACTGCGCTCCAATCAAGATCTAGACAAGATTCTCACAGAAATTTGAAACTTGAAGAGGGATTGCAAGAAACTGAGAATGGTGTATTGCAGCAGACCAGCTCCATTGATGCGGAGTTGGTCAAAGAGGAGGTCACTGATCATGTAGACACTGAAAATGGTGAAGTGCTGCAAACAGCACAAATAGTTATGAATATGCTTGATATTACCATACCAGGTGttttgaaagaagaaaaaaagaagaag GTCTTGACTGCTGTTGGCCAAGGAGAGACAATTATGAAAGCCTTACAAGATGTTGTACCGGAAGATGTTCGTGGAAAGCTTACCGCTTCTGTATCTGCAATTCTGCATGCTCAAAATACAAACTTAAAACTTGATAGACTTCTTGACATTGGTAAAGTTCCTGCTATATCACCAGGGATCGAGTCAAAATCAGAAGCTGAAGCTACACTTAAAGATCCTCATATATCAGATGAGATGAAAGTGGTTGATACTTTGGCTGATGGTTCTGATAACAGTCAACCTGGATCCGACAACTCAGCCACAGGGCAGGATCCAGACCTTCATTGTATTGAAAATTTGAATGAATCCAGTGATATAGGTCAACCTCAATTGCTGAGAAGTCAACAAGGTGATACTTCTAGTTCTAGTAGCAAGGGCACTAGTGATTTAGGAAATAATCATGAAAATGACGAGctcataaaagaaaaagatcTGGTTTCTGACAGCAATGAAAAGGGAAAGAGTGCCAAGCCAAATATTGATAGCCTCACTGAAAAGACAGGTGGCACTGAGGAAGCAAGTGCCAATCAGGAAGGTGGGACACCTCAATTAGAAACAAAAAAGCAGAGTACTATCATGGAAAATGAAGAGAAATCCATGAATTCTTCAAGTGATCAAAGTAAGACGGTGTCTGGCAACATAGCTGAAGAAGCTCCTTCACCCGCAGAGTCCTCCACTGACTCCCAACCAATGGAAAGAGAAGGCAGTGAAAATTATAAAACTGAGATCAAAACAGAGTCATCTGTTCCCGATCAACATAGACCTACTGTATCTGATTCTAATCCTCCTACATTCAATGTTTCTGAGGCGTTTGATGCTTTGACAGGAATGGATGATTCCACCCAAGTTGCTGTTAATAGTGTATTTGGTGTCATAGAAGACATGATTTCTCAGCTCGAAGAGGAAAAAGATGATGAAAATAAGTCCGAGGCTGGAGATAAGATTGAAGATGATTTGGTTGATTCTACACAGAGAACAACACATGCTAATAGCGACCACTTACTAAGTTCTAATGGTAAGAATGAGTTGGGAGCACAATCTATTATTTCAAATGATTCTTCTGTtgataaaaatgaaactaaTGATTTCAACCCACAGACTGTTGTGAGTAATGAATGGGTAAAAGAGGAACCTGCGAAGAATTCCATATCTGACGGTGAGAATAGCAGACATGGTTCTCAGGGAAGTACTATCAGTAACTATGAAATTGAGGAAGGAACAAAGAAAACTAAATTAATTGGTGGTAAATTTTTGGCTAATCACGCCGATCGACATGTAAATAGCATTCCATTGTACATAAGTGCAAATTCATATCGCGACTATCTACAAAATGAATACCTCCGTAGATTTCTTCTCTCAAAGATGCCAAATAGCAAACCACTTGATCTAGATACAACTACTGCTTTATTGCTCGACTATTTCCCAGAAGATGGTCAATGGAAGCTATGGGAGCAACCGGGAATTATTGGAGAATCTACAAATGATGTTACAACTGATGATAGTGTTAACAGAAGGGATCAGGTCCACCATTTTGCAAAATTGAGTGCAGATAACTATATAGAGCCATCCTATGTCTTATTAGAAACAGATAAACAATCTGAACCTGTTGAAGAATATAGCACTGAGGACCATTTTCAAGTACATGCTGCAAATGGCGATGACAGATTGGAGGAGTTGAGGCAGTTTGTGAAAAATATCATATTGGACGCCTTGAAAGTTGAAATTGATCGGAAGCTAAGTCCAGATGACATGAAGGAAATGAAATCTGATCTTTCTAGAGATCTTGAGCAGGTGGCATATGCTGTGGTATTGGCCATTGTACGTAATAAGAATACTCTATGCTTGCAAGAAAACTTCAGTATTCAAAGTACGTCTCAAAAGCTTGGTACTCTTCAAGGAGAGGACTTAGTAAAAGCCATTTCTTCCGCTGTCCAGAGCGCAAGTTATTTGAGAAGAGTGCTACCAGTTGGTGTTGTTATTGGCTCTAGTTTAGCTGCTCTGAGAAAATATTTCTATGTAGGTACCAGGCATGATAGCGTCCTAACATTCATTGAGCAAACAAAAACGTCTGTGGAAAAAGAGCCAGATAAGTCCAATATGGAGGCTGACCTGAAGCTTACTCACATAAGCAATAAAACTACCAGTATTAGTAAAATAAGGAGTAGAGTGTCGGAAGAAGCTGAACTGAGAAGTAAAAACAATGACAGCATGATGTTTGGTGCTGTTACAGCTGCTTTAGGAGCGTCTGCTTTGCTGGTGCAGCAACAG AGCAAAGACAGGAATATTGCTGAGAGTTCATCTTATTCCCAAAACGAGAAAGTGAATCAGATGAAGGAAATCCACAAAGTTGATGAGCAAATGTcggaaaaaaatgataatatagcTGCAAGCCTTGCTGAGAAAGCCATGTCAGTTGCTGGTCCTGTGATTCCTACAAAGGAAGATGGAGAAGTGGATCAAGAAAG GTTGGTTTCCATGTTAGCAGACTTGGGACAAAAGGGTGGCATGTTGAGACTGGTTGGTAAAGTTGCTTTGCTTTGGGGTGGCATACGTGGTGCTGTAAGTCTAACTGACAGGCTTATCTCATTTCTCCATTTGGCTGAGCGCCCCTTGTACCAGAG GATTATTGGGTTCTTCGGCATGGTGCTCGTTTTATGGTCCCCAGTCATTGTTCCGTTGCTTCCGACTCTTGTGCAGAGCTGGACAGCAAATATACCTTGCAGATTCGCAGAGCTTGGTAGCATTGTTGGCCTCTATATTGCTGTCACGATACTGGTAATGCAATGGGGAAGAAGAATTCGCGGGTTTAATGATCCACTAGAAGGATATGGGTTGGATTTAACAAAACCGCCTAAG ATCCAACATTTCTTAATCAGCTTGATTGGAGGAGTCATGATGGTTCTATCAATACAGTCTGTAAATGCTCTGTTGGGCTGTGTGTGTTTCTGCTGGCCTTCAAGTCTTCCTACATCTTCTTTAGATGCCATGGCATTTCTCAAAGTAAGCGGGAAAATAATTACACTTGCTGTTCAAGGATTTGCAACAGCAACCGGTGTTGTGTTTGTTGAAGAACTGCTTTTTCGGGCGTGGCTgcctgaagagattgccgctgATCTTGGTTATCATCAAGGAATCATAATTTCAGGACttgttttttctcttttccAGAG GTCTCTGTTAGCAATACCTGGTCTTTGGCTTTTCTCATTGGCTCTTGCAGGGTTTCGACAAAGAAATCAAGGCAGCCTTTCCATTCCAATTGGATTACGTGCAGGTATCATGACGTCGAGTTTTATTTTGCAAACTGGCGGCTTTTTAACCTATAAATCCAATTACCCTCTGTGGGTTACCGGAACTCACTTATTCCAACCCTTTAGTGGAGTTGTTGGTATTGCATTTGCTTCAGTACTAGCCATAACTTATTATCCAAGGCAGCCATTATAG
- the LOC126667212 gene encoding uncharacterized protein LOC126667212 isoform X1, protein MNTTANLHLKPPTPQRQRQRQFLHSNVLHNAFQFRKFRFYKRRRIKRTTTHLTVRNNLIEPFQSFLSQFPSQNSLDFLAPVLGLASGLTFYISQFKSDSNSNGSLIKSNIGEWILFTSPTPFNRFVFLRCPSISFERFENLNERLVDEDRHFVRLCRGSIQSSGGLAEEEELLEYQRVCVSTDDGGVISIDWPANLELREEHGLDTTLLLVPGTTEGSLDKNVREFVCDALKRGFFPLVVNPRGCAGSPLTTPRLFTAADSDDISTAIQFINKARPWTTLMGVGWGYGANILTKYLAEVGERTPLTASTCINNPFDLEEATRYSPDHAALDQKLAGGLIDILRSNKELFQGRTKGFDVEKALKAKSVRDFEKAVSMVSYGCTEIEDFYFKASTRDLVGNVKIPVLFIQNDNGTVPLFSTPRSLIAENPFTSLLLCSRVPSHVRSGRSAELWCQNATIEWLSAVELGILKGRHPLLKDVDITYNPSKVLTLMEGRTSDPVKEVLDDTSTALQSRSRQDSHRNLKLEEGLQETENGVLQQTSSIDAELVKEEVTDHVDTENGEVLQTAQIVMNMLDITIPGVLKEEKKKKVLTAVGQGETIMKALQDVVPEDVRGKLTASVSAILHAQNTNLKLDRLLDIGKVPAISPGIESKSEAEATLKDPHISDEMKVVDTLADGSDNSQPGSDNSATGQDPDLHCIENLNESSDIGQPQLLRSQQGDTSSSSSKGTSDLGNNHENDELIKEKDLVSDSNEKGKSAKPNIDSLTEKTGGTEEASANQEGGTPQLETKKQSTIMENEEKSMNSSSDQSKTVSGNIAEEAPSPAESSTDSQPMEREGSENYKTEIKTESSVPDQHRPTVSDSNPPTFNVSEAFDALTGMDDSTQVAVNSVFGVIEDMISQLEEEKDDENKSEAGDKIEDDLVDSTQRTTHANSDHLLSSNGKNELGAQSIISNDSSVDKNETNDFNPQTVVSNEWVKEEPAKNSISDGENSRHGSQGSTISNYEIEEGTKKTKLIGGKFLANHADRHVNSIPLYISANSYRDYLQNEYLRRFLLSKMPNSKPLDLDTTTALLLDYFPEDGQWKLWEQPGIIGESTNDVTTDDSVNRRDQVHHFAKLSADNYIEPSYVLLETDKQSEPVEEYSTEDHFQVHAANGDDRLEELRQFVKNIILDALKVEIDRKLSPDDMKEMKSDLSRDLEQVAYAVVLAIVRNKNTLCLQENFSIQSTSQKLGTLQGEDLVKAISSAVQSASYLRRVLPVGVVIGSSLAALRKYFYVGTRHDSVLTFIEQTKTSVEKEPDKSNMEADLKLTHISNKTTSISKIRSRVSEEAELRSKNNDSMMFGAVTAALGASALLVQQQSKDRNIAESSSYSQNEKVNQMKEIHKVDEQMSEKNDNIAASLAEKAMSVAGPVIPTKEDGEVDQERLVSMLADLGQKGGMLRLVGKVALLWGGIRGAVSLTDRLISFLHLAERPLYQRIIGFFGMVLVLWSPVIVPLLPTLVQSWTANIPCRFAELGSIVGLYIAVTILVMQWGRRIRGFNDPLEGYGLDLTKPPKIQHFLISLIGGVMMVLSIQSVNALLGCVCFCWPSSLPTSSLDAMAFLKVSGKIITLAVQGFATATGVVFVEELLFRAWLPEEIAADLGYHQGIIISGLVFSLFQRSLLAIPGLWLFSLALAGFRQRNQGSLSIPIGLRAGIMTSSFILQTGGFLTYKSNYPLWVTGTHLFQPFSGVVGIAFASVLAITYYPRQPL, encoded by the exons ATGAACACAACCGCCAATCTCCACCTTAAACCACCAACACCGCAGCGGCAGAGGCAGCGGCAGTTTCTTCACTCCAATGTCCTTCACAACGCCTTCCAATTCCGCAAATTCCGCTTCTACAAACGCCGTCGTATTAAACGAACGACAACGCACCTCACAGTCCGCAACAACTTAATAGAACCATTCCAGAGCTTTCTCTCTCAGTTTCCGTCTCAAAACTCTCTCGATTTTCTCGCTCCGGTTCTAGGTTTGGCTTCCGgtttaactttttatatctCTCAATTCAAATCAGATAGTAATAGTAACGGCTCATTAATCAAATCGAATATCGGCGAGTGGATTCTCTTTACTAGCCCTACGCCGTTCAACCGTTTTGTATTCCTCCGTTGTCCTTCGATATCGTTCGAAAGATTCGAGAATTTGAACGAGAGATTGGTAGATGAAGACAGGCATTTTGTTAGGCTGTGTCGCGGGAGCATTCAATCTAGTGGTGGATTAGCGGAGGAGGAGGAATTATTGGAGTATCAGAGAGTATGTGTGAGTACGGATGACGGAGGTGTGATTTCGATTGATTGGCCGGCGAATTTAGAGTTGAGAGAAGAACATGGATTGGATACTACTCTGTTGCTTGTTCCTGGAACTACTGAAGGTAGTTTGGATAAGAATGTCAGGGAGTTTGTGTGTGATGCGCTTAAACGAGGGTTTTTTCCTCTCGTTGTTAATCCGAGAGGATGTGCTGGTTCTCCGCTTACCACTCCGCG GTTATTTACAGCTGCTGACAGCGATGATATCTCCACAGCTATACAGTTTATCAACAAGGCAAGGCCATGGACAACATTGATGGGAGTTGGCTGGGGATATGGTGCAAATATCTTGACTAAATATTTAGCCGAAGTTGGTGAGAGAACACCGCTTACTGCCTCCACATGCATTAATAATCCGTTTGACTTAGAGGAAGCAACAAGGTACTCTCCTGATCACGCTGCTTTGGATCAGAAACTTGCTGGTGGACTGATAGATATCCTGCGGTCTAATAAG GAACTGTTTCAAGGGAGAACAAAAGGGTTTGATGTGGAAAAGGCTTTAAAGGCAAAGTCTGTTCGTGATTTTGAGAAAGCAGTATCTATGGTATCTTATGGCTGTACAGAAATAGAAGACTTCTATTTTAAAGCTAGCACCCGAGATTTGGTTGGGAATGTTAAGATTCCTGTTCTCTTTATTCAG AATGATAATGGGACAGTGCCATTATTTTCCACCCCACGCAGTTTGATTGCAGAAAATCCATTTACAAGTCTCCTTTTGTGCTCCCGTGTGCCTTCTCACGTTAGGAGTGGCAGATCTGCTGAATTGTGGTGCCAGAACGCAACAATTGAG TGGCTCTCTGCAGTGGAGCTTGGGATTTTGAAGGGTCGCCATCCTCTTTTGAAAGACGTAGATATTACCTACAACCCTTCAAAAGTTTTAACTCTCATGGAAGGCAGAACATCTG ATCCTGTTAAAGAGGTGCTTGATGATACTAGTACTGCGCTCCAATCAAGATCTAGACAAGATTCTCACAGAAATTTGAAACTTGAAGAGGGATTGCAAGAAACTGAGAATGGTGTATTGCAGCAGACCAGCTCCATTGATGCGGAGTTGGTCAAAGAGGAGGTCACTGATCATGTAGACACTGAAAATGGTGAAGTGCTGCAAACAGCACAAATAGTTATGAATATGCTTGATATTACCATACCAGGTGttttgaaagaagaaaaaaagaagaag GTCTTGACTGCTGTTGGCCAAGGAGAGACAATTATGAAAGCCTTACAAGATGTTGTACCGGAAGATGTTCGTGGAAAGCTTACCGCTTCTGTATCTGCAATTCTGCATGCTCAAAATACAAACTTAAAACTTGATAGACTTCTTGACATTGGTAAAGTTCCTGCTATATCACCAGGGATCGAGTCAAAATCAGAAGCTGAAGCTACACTTAAAGATCCTCATATATCAGATGAGATGAAAGTGGTTGATACTTTGGCTGATGGTTCTGATAACAGTCAACCTGGATCCGACAACTCAGCCACAGGGCAGGATCCAGACCTTCATTGTATTGAAAATTTGAATGAATCCAGTGATATAGGTCAACCTCAATTGCTGAGAAGTCAACAAGGTGATACTTCTAGTTCTAGTAGCAAGGGCACTAGTGATTTAGGAAATAATCATGAAAATGACGAGctcataaaagaaaaagatcTGGTTTCTGACAGCAATGAAAAGGGAAAGAGTGCCAAGCCAAATATTGATAGCCTCACTGAAAAGACAGGTGGCACTGAGGAAGCAAGTGCCAATCAGGAAGGTGGGACACCTCAATTAGAAACAAAAAAGCAGAGTACTATCATGGAAAATGAAGAGAAATCCATGAATTCTTCAAGTGATCAAAGTAAGACGGTGTCTGGCAACATAGCTGAAGAAGCTCCTTCACCCGCAGAGTCCTCCACTGACTCCCAACCAATGGAAAGAGAAGGCAGTGAAAATTATAAAACTGAGATCAAAACAGAGTCATCTGTTCCCGATCAACATAGACCTACTGTATCTGATTCTAATCCTCCTACATTCAATGTTTCTGAGGCGTTTGATGCTTTGACAGGAATGGATGATTCCACCCAAGTTGCTGTTAATAGTGTATTTGGTGTCATAGAAGACATGATTTCTCAGCTCGAAGAGGAAAAAGATGATGAAAATAAGTCCGAGGCTGGAGATAAGATTGAAGATGATTTGGTTGATTCTACACAGAGAACAACACATGCTAATAGCGACCACTTACTAAGTTCTAATGGTAAGAATGAGTTGGGAGCACAATCTATTATTTCAAATGATTCTTCTGTtgataaaaatgaaactaaTGATTTCAACCCACAGACTGTTGTGAGTAATGAATGGGTAAAAGAGGAACCTGCGAAGAATTCCATATCTGACGGTGAGAATAGCAGACATGGTTCTCAGGGAAGTACTATCAGTAACTATGAAATTGAGGAAGGAACAAAGAAAACTAAATTAATTGGTGGTAAATTTTTGGCTAATCACGCCGATCGACATGTAAATAGCATTCCATTGTACATAAGTGCAAATTCATATCGCGACTATCTACAAAATGAATACCTCCGTAGATTTCTTCTCTCAAAGATGCCAAATAGCAAACCACTTGATCTAGATACAACTACTGCTTTATTGCTCGACTATTTCCCAGAAGATGGTCAATGGAAGCTATGGGAGCAACCGGGAATTATTGGAGAATCTACAAATGATGTTACAACTGATGATAGTGTTAACAGAAGGGATCAGGTCCACCATTTTGCAAAATTGAGTGCAGATAACTATATAGAGCCATCCTATGTCTTATTAGAAACAGATAAACAATCTGAACCTGTTGAAGAATATAGCACTGAGGACCATTTTCAAGTACATGCTGCAAATGGCGATGACAGATTGGAGGAGTTGAGGCAGTTTGTGAAAAATATCATATTGGACGCCTTGAAAGTTGAAATTGATCGGAAGCTAAGTCCAGATGACATGAAGGAAATGAAATCTGATCTTTCTAGAGATCTTGAGCAGGTGGCATATGCTGTGGTATTGGCCATTGTACGTAATAAGAATACTCTATGCTTGCAAGAAAACTTCAGTATTCAAAGTACGTCTCAAAAGCTTGGTACTCTTCAAGGAGAGGACTTAGTAAAAGCCATTTCTTCCGCTGTCCAGAGCGCAAGTTATTTGAGAAGAGTGCTACCAGTTGGTGTTGTTATTGGCTCTAGTTTAGCTGCTCTGAGAAAATATTTCTATGTAGGTACCAGGCATGATAGCGTCCTAACATTCATTGAGCAAACAAAAACGTCTGTGGAAAAAGAGCCAGATAAGTCCAATATGGAGGCTGACCTGAAGCTTACTCACATAAGCAATAAAACTACCAGTATTAGTAAAATAAGGAGTAGAGTGTCGGAAGAAGCTGAACTGAGAAGTAAAAACAATGACAGCATGATGTTTGGTGCTGTTACAGCTGCTTTAGGAGCGTCTGCTTTGCTGGTGCAGCAACAG AGCAAAGACAGGAATATTGCTGAGAGTTCATCTTATTCCCAAAACGAGAAAGTGAATCAGATGAAGGAAATCCACAAAGTTGATGAGCAAATGTcggaaaaaaatgataatatagcTGCAAGCCTTGCTGAGAAAGCCATGTCAGTTGCTGGTCCTGTGATTCCTACAAAGGAAGATGGAGAAGTGGATCAAGAAAG GTTGGTTTCCATGTTAGCAGACTTGGGACAAAAGGGTGGCATGTTGAGACTGGTTGGTAAAGTTGCTTTGCTTTGGGGTGGCATACGTGGTGCTGTAAGTCTAACTGACAGGCTTATCTCATTTCTCCATTTGGCTGAGCGCCCCTTGTACCAGAG GATTATTGGGTTCTTCGGCATGGTGCTCGTTTTATGGTCCCCAGTCATTGTTCCGTTGCTTCCGACTCTTGTGCAGAGCTGGACAGCAAATATACCTTGCAGATTCGCAGAGCTTGGTAGCATTGTTGGCCTCTATATTGCTGTCACGATACTGGTAATGCAATGGGGAAGAAGAATTCGCGGGTTTAATGATCCACTAGAAGGATATGGGTTGGATTTAACAAAACCGCCTAAG ATCCAACATTTCTTAATCAGCTTGATTGGAGGAGTCATGATGGTTCTATCAATACAGTCTGTAAATGCTCTGTTGGGCTGTGTGTGTTTCTGCTGGCCTTCAAGTCTTCCTACATCTTCTTTAGATGCCATGGCATTTCTCAAAGTAAGCGGGAAAATAATTACACTTGCTGTTCAAGGATTTGCAACAGCAACCGGTGTTGTGTTTGTTGAAGAACTGCTTTTTCGGGCGTGGCTgcctgaagagattgccgctgATCTTGGTTATCATCAAGGAATCATAATTTCAGGACttgttttttctcttttccAGAG GTCTCTGTTAGCAATACCTGGTCTTTGGCTTTTCTCATTGGCTCTTGCAGGGTTTCGACAAAGAAATCAAGGCAGCCTTTCCATTCCAATTGGATTACGTGCAGGTATCATGACGTCGAGTTTTATTTTGCAAACTGGCGGCTTTTTAACCTATAAATCCAATTACCCTCTGTGGGTTACCGGAACTCACTTATTCCAACCCTTTAGTGGAGTTGTTGGTATTGCATTTGCTTCAGTACTAGCCATAACTTATTATCCAAGGCAGCCATTATAG
- the LOC126669498 gene encoding auxin-responsive protein SAUR76, which yields MAKAGKLTKLKSVLKKLNSFNSKQTRPSGSSVSAEHSSGELHPVYVGKSRRRYLISSDIIDHPLFRELAERSSATESDHDCTISIACEVVLFEHLLWMLENADSQAESLDELVEFYAC from the coding sequence atgGCCAAAGCTGGAAAACTAACAAAACTGAAGTCAGTTCTCAAGAAACTCAACTCGTTCAACAGCAAACAAACTCGTCCGAGTGGAAGCTCAGTCTCCGCCGAACACTCCTCCGGTGAGCTCCACCCTGTCTACGTCGGAAAGTCACGTCGACGCTACCTTATCAGCTCCGACATAATTGACCACCCTCTATTTCGTGAGCTTGCAGAGAGGTCATCGGCTACTGAGTCTGATCATGATTGTACTATCAGCATTGCCTGTGAGGTTGTTTTGTTCGAGCATTTGTTATGGATGCTTGAAAATGCCGATTCACAGGCCGAGTCATTAGACGAGCTCGTTGAGTTCTACGCTTGCTGA